The following are encoded together in the Glycine soja cultivar W05 chromosome 5, ASM419377v2, whole genome shotgun sequence genome:
- the LOC114412622 gene encoding E3 ubiquitin-protein ligase SINA-like 10 yields the protein MVKISLGGYDDGEGPSNRTHKRRREEDDDDEEEEQQQQRSFEMVDPSIGTQEQEDHAAPHHDGSNSNANGAGTSSRDRSVPIFVSDPDVLDCCICYEPLAAPVFQCENGHIACSTCCVRLSNKCPMCLMPIGYNRCRAIEKVLECIKMSCPNANYGCKETFSYSRKNNHEKECIYLPCSCPLTGCDFVASSKELFLHFSHRHVGMGTRFAYDKFFTVFLSINQRTIVLQEKNDGNLFIVHNNHEHLGNIVRISCIGPKSMAEFQYEVLARHQGNALILQSFTKIVQGQYADAPSSTFLLIPSCLFGSPQLKLDIRIKSHH from the exons atggtgAAAATCTCACTTGGTGGGTACGATGATGGGGAAGGACCCAGCAACCGAACCCATAAGCGACGCAGGGAagaggatgatgatgatgaagaagaagagcaacaacaacaacgaagCTTTGAAATGGTGGACCCTTCAATTGGAACTCAGGAGCAAGAAGATCACGCTGCTCCACACCACGATGGATCGAATTCTAACGCAAATGGGGCTGGAACCAGTAGCAGGGATAGGTCCGTTCCAATCTTCGTTTCCGACCCTGATGTCCTCGATTGCTGCATTTGCTATGAACCCTTGGCTGCCCCTGTGTTCCAG TGTGAGAATGGACATATTGCTTGCTCTACTTGCTGTGTGAGACTCAGTAACAAGTGTCCTATGTGTTTAATGCCCATTGGTTATAACCGTTGCCGGGCTATTGAGAAGGTCTTGGAGTGTATTAAAATGTCATGCCCAAATGCAAACTATGGCTGCAAAGAGACATTTAGTTACAGCAGGAAAAACAACCATGAGAAGGAATGCATCTATCTACCATGTTCATGCCCTCTTACTGGTTGTGATTTTGTTGCCTCATCCAAGGAGTTATTCCTCCACTTCAGCCATAGACATGTAGGCATGGGAACACGGTTCGCATATGATAAATTTTTCACTGTATTCTTAAGTATTAACCAGAGAACAATTGttcttcaagagaaaaatgATGGTAATCTGTTTATTGTTCACAATAACCATGAGCATCTGGGGAACATAGTCCGCATTAGCTGCATTGGCCCCAAGTCCATGGCAGAGTTTCAGTATGAAGTCTTGGCTAGGCATCAAGGAAACGCTCTGATACTACAATCTTTTACCAAGATCGTGCAAGGGCAATATGCTGATGCTCCATCAAGTACGTTCCTTTTGATTCCGTCTTGTTTGTTTGGCTCTCCACAACTGAAACTGGATATTCGCATAAAGTCACACCATTAA